One genomic region from Gadus morhua chromosome 9, gadMor3.0, whole genome shotgun sequence encodes:
- the plekhg7 gene encoding pleckstrin homology domain-containing family G member 7 isoform X2 gives MSALNQVVLTEADQRVEINLDWSDIEWRETELPSAVVANAQTQTEQLLTSEAEAQTSHAVVMHIDLERTPSRLRHGAGMEAEGLGGPLLQFDRQALGRISTSPTLRRIRSSRRSQPGVRMESTQEEPGPAPRDPQPPAGPVSPGPRHMVSSLAPSPLCDGAVQLENVAGSSTSSSTGRQRTRSQRSKTFEDRTSGPGEGSPGGTSCPREGSPGGTCWSRQGSPGGTCWSREGSPGQHPTDFEFPCHKGQEQEPDRTRLQERRRSSVVVSIPGLDVSPGDLFVSNGSADRLNGSALSDTKKSKWPFLGRSTIKGKISISTVSTIENHLSSAHIQDWRNTEFQKYKNWCLAEFLQDQSPQLERPPAPQGTRRLEALWELFTSEAVYFLDQLMVLKEVFLATLENLQARHCLVDLDPWRLFANINELCLVSFGFLKSLLRVVKDTWELPPEGAGACLPELLSQAFQERVCHCLQKYCLNYSAALQYLDCLKAREDFGCYLKWCERKEQCRRLQLRDLLVAPMQRLTRYPLLLRNMAKRSAGAEGAALQAVAEQVDASICNLEGEVKWLDNYQQVKQLRDALVWLPVWERDKRAFVPESLKHLLKTVTLDNLINHRSLLHDGKLIATENTKMVDVYLFLFDEFLLITKIKRNKKRSAAPEQAQSPDLDQLLKEGCTFTVVDQPVSLDRLHMKNIDQLNATASGLPHSFILMHQSRYQQCMGAFILQAPCDAVKKAWMSKIEGAVTALLKLDSQQPRVKNASRWLESSQI, from the exons ATGTCCGCCCTGAACCAAGTCGTCCTCACCGAGGCGGACCAACGTGTGGAAATTAACCTGGACTGGAGTGACATCGAGTGGCGGGAAACAGAGCTGCCCAGCGCGGTTGTAGCCAACGCCCAGACGCAGACGGAGCAGCTGCTGACGTCGGAGGCGGAGGCCCAGACCAGCCACGCCGTCGTCATGCACATCGACCTTGAGCGGACCCCCTCCAGGCTGAGGCACGGGGCCGGGATGGAGGCCGAGGGCCTCGGAGGGCCCCTGTTGCAGTTCGACCGGCAGGCACTGGGTCGtatctccacctcccccaccctgaGGAGGATACGCAGCAGCCGGCGGTCCCAGCCTGGGGTCCGGATGGAGAGCACGCAGGAggagcccggcccggccccgAGAGACCCCCAGCCCCCGGCCGGCCCCGTGTCTCCTGGCCCCAGGCACATGGTGTCCTCTCTGGCCCCCAGTCCCCTCTGTGACGGGGCCGTCCAGCTTGAGAACGTTGCTgggtcctccacctcttcctccaccgGCAGACAGAGGACCCGCTCCCAGAGGTCTAAGACCTTTGAGGACAGGACCTCCGGCCCTGGGGAGGGGTCTCCAGGCGGGACCTCCTGCCCCAGGGAGGGGTCTCCAGGTGGGACCTGCTGGTCCAGACAGGGGTCTCCAGGTGGGACCTGCTGGTCCAGAGAGGGGTCTCCAGGCCAACATCCAACCGACTTTGAGTTCCCCTGTCATAAAGGACAG GAGCAGGAGCCCGATCGCACTAG GCTGCAGGAGCGGCGGCGGAGCTCGGTGGTGGTCAGCATTCCCGGTCTGGACGTGTCCCCCGGCGACCTGTTCGTGTCTAACGGATCCGCAGACAGGCTGAACGGTTCCGCCCTCTCTG ACACGAAGAAGTCCAAATGGCCGTTCTTGGGGCGCAGCACG ATCAAAGGGAAGATCTCCATCAGCACAGTGTCAACCATCGAGAACCACCTGTCCTCAGCACACATTCAAGACTGGAGGAACACAGAGTTTCAGAAATATAAG AACTGGTGCCTCGCGGAATTCCTGCAGGACCAGTCCCCCCAGCTGGAgcgtcccccagccccccagggcACCAGGCGACTGGAGGCCCTGTGGGAGCTCTTCACCAGCGAGGCCGTCTACTTCCTGGACCAGCTCATGGTTCtaaaggag GTGTTCCTGGCCACGCTGGAGAACCTGCAGGCCAGACATTGTCTGGTTGACCTGGACCCCTGGAGGCTGTTTGCCAACATCAACGAGCTATGTCTG GTGAGCTTTGGCTTCCTCAAGAGTCTCCTGCGCGTAGTTAAGGACACCTGGGAGCTCCCTCCAGAGGGGGCCGGGGCATGTCTGCCCGAGCTGCTGAGTCAG gcctTCCAGGAGAGGGTATGCCACTGCCTGCAGAAGTACTGCCTCAACTACTCAGCTGCGCTGCAGTACCTGGACTGCCTTAAGGCCAGGGAGGACTTTGGCTGTTATCTGAAG tGGTGTGAGAGGAAGGAGCAGTGCCGGCGGCTGCAGCTGCGGGACCTGCTGGTGGCTCCCATGCAGCGGCTGACCCGCTACCCCCTGCTGCTGCGCAACATGGCCAAGAGGAGCGCCGGGGCGGAGGGCGCCGCCCTGCAGGCCGTGGCCGAGCAGGTGGACGCCTCCATAT GCAATTTGGAGGGTGAGGTGAAGTGGTTGGACAACTACCAGCAGGTGAAGCAGCTGAGGGACGCTCTGGTGTGGCTGCcggtgtgggagagagacaagcgGGCGTTTGTACCCGAG AGTTTGAAACACCTGCTGAAGACTGTCACCTTGGATAACCTTATCAATCACCGAAGCCTGTTGCATGATGGGAAACTCATTGCCACAG AGAACACCAAGATGGTGGACGTTTATCTGTTCCTGTTTGATGAGTTCCTCTTGATCACCAAgataaagagaaacaaaaag CGGTCGGCCGCCCCTGAGCAGGCTCAGAGCCCGGACCTGGACCAGCTCCTGAAGGAGGGCTGTACCTTCACCGTGGTGGACCAGCCCGTCTCTCTGGACCGCCTGCACATGAAGAACATCGACCAGCTCAACGCTACAG CATCAGGACTACCTCACTCCTTTATCCTCATGCATCAGAGCCGCTACCAGCAGTGTATGGGAGCGTTCATCCTCCAAGCGCCCTGCGACGCCGTCAAG AAAGCGTGGATGTCCAAGATAGAGGGCGCTGTGACGGCACTGCTGAAACTGGACTCTCAGCAGCCGCGGGTCAAGAATGCCTCCCGGTGGCTGGAGTCCTCCCAGATATGA
- the plekhg7 gene encoding pleckstrin homology domain-containing family G member 7 isoform X1, whose amino-acid sequence MPGGCDTEECCRDNHLTLKPAKQSSPYLTREPFLQSWPLYDDPGVNMSALNQVVLTEADQRVEINLDWSDIEWRETELPSAVVANAQTQTEQLLTSEAEAQTSHAVVMHIDLERTPSRLRHGAGMEAEGLGGPLLQFDRQALGRISTSPTLRRIRSSRRSQPGVRMESTQEEPGPAPRDPQPPAGPVSPGPRHMVSSLAPSPLCDGAVQLENVAGSSTSSSTGRQRTRSQRSKTFEDRTSGPGEGSPGGTSCPREGSPGGTCWSRQGSPGGTCWSREGSPGQHPTDFEFPCHKGQEQEPDRTRLQERRRSSVVVSIPGLDVSPGDLFVSNGSADRLNGSALSDTKKSKWPFLGRSTIKGKISISTVSTIENHLSSAHIQDWRNTEFQKYKNWCLAEFLQDQSPQLERPPAPQGTRRLEALWELFTSEAVYFLDQLMVLKEVFLATLENLQARHCLVDLDPWRLFANINELCLVSFGFLKSLLRVVKDTWELPPEGAGACLPELLSQAFQERVCHCLQKYCLNYSAALQYLDCLKAREDFGCYLKWCERKEQCRRLQLRDLLVAPMQRLTRYPLLLRNMAKRSAGAEGAALQAVAEQVDASICNLEGEVKWLDNYQQVKQLRDALVWLPVWERDKRAFVPESLKHLLKTVTLDNLINHRSLLHDGKLIATENTKMVDVYLFLFDEFLLITKIKRNKKRSAAPEQAQSPDLDQLLKEGCTFTVVDQPVSLDRLHMKNIDQLNATASGLPHSFILMHQSRYQQCMGAFILQAPCDAVKKAWMSKIEGAVTALLKLDSQQPRVKNASRWLESSQI is encoded by the exons atgcCAGGTGGTTGTGACACAGAGGAATGCTGCAGGGATAACCATCTGACACTGAAGCCAGCCAAGCAGAGCAGTCCCTATCTGACCAGAGAGCCTTTTCTACAGTCCTGGCCACTGTATGATGACCCTGGGGTCAACATGTCCGCCCTGAACCAAGTCGTCCTCACCGAGGCGGACCAACGTGTGGAAATTAACCTGGACTGGAGTGACATCGAGTGGCGGGAAACAGAGCTGCCCAGCGCGGTTGTAGCCAACGCCCAGACGCAGACGGAGCAGCTGCTGACGTCGGAGGCGGAGGCCCAGACCAGCCACGCCGTCGTCATGCACATCGACCTTGAGCGGACCCCCTCCAGGCTGAGGCACGGGGCCGGGATGGAGGCCGAGGGCCTCGGAGGGCCCCTGTTGCAGTTCGACCGGCAGGCACTGGGTCGtatctccacctcccccaccctgaGGAGGATACGCAGCAGCCGGCGGTCCCAGCCTGGGGTCCGGATGGAGAGCACGCAGGAggagcccggcccggccccgAGAGACCCCCAGCCCCCGGCCGGCCCCGTGTCTCCTGGCCCCAGGCACATGGTGTCCTCTCTGGCCCCCAGTCCCCTCTGTGACGGGGCCGTCCAGCTTGAGAACGTTGCTgggtcctccacctcttcctccaccgGCAGACAGAGGACCCGCTCCCAGAGGTCTAAGACCTTTGAGGACAGGACCTCCGGCCCTGGGGAGGGGTCTCCAGGCGGGACCTCCTGCCCCAGGGAGGGGTCTCCAGGTGGGACCTGCTGGTCCAGACAGGGGTCTCCAGGTGGGACCTGCTGGTCCAGAGAGGGGTCTCCAGGCCAACATCCAACCGACTTTGAGTTCCCCTGTCATAAAGGACAG GAGCAGGAGCCCGATCGCACTAG GCTGCAGGAGCGGCGGCGGAGCTCGGTGGTGGTCAGCATTCCCGGTCTGGACGTGTCCCCCGGCGACCTGTTCGTGTCTAACGGATCCGCAGACAGGCTGAACGGTTCCGCCCTCTCTG ACACGAAGAAGTCCAAATGGCCGTTCTTGGGGCGCAGCACG ATCAAAGGGAAGATCTCCATCAGCACAGTGTCAACCATCGAGAACCACCTGTCCTCAGCACACATTCAAGACTGGAGGAACACAGAGTTTCAGAAATATAAG AACTGGTGCCTCGCGGAATTCCTGCAGGACCAGTCCCCCCAGCTGGAgcgtcccccagccccccagggcACCAGGCGACTGGAGGCCCTGTGGGAGCTCTTCACCAGCGAGGCCGTCTACTTCCTGGACCAGCTCATGGTTCtaaaggag GTGTTCCTGGCCACGCTGGAGAACCTGCAGGCCAGACATTGTCTGGTTGACCTGGACCCCTGGAGGCTGTTTGCCAACATCAACGAGCTATGTCTG GTGAGCTTTGGCTTCCTCAAGAGTCTCCTGCGCGTAGTTAAGGACACCTGGGAGCTCCCTCCAGAGGGGGCCGGGGCATGTCTGCCCGAGCTGCTGAGTCAG gcctTCCAGGAGAGGGTATGCCACTGCCTGCAGAAGTACTGCCTCAACTACTCAGCTGCGCTGCAGTACCTGGACTGCCTTAAGGCCAGGGAGGACTTTGGCTGTTATCTGAAG tGGTGTGAGAGGAAGGAGCAGTGCCGGCGGCTGCAGCTGCGGGACCTGCTGGTGGCTCCCATGCAGCGGCTGACCCGCTACCCCCTGCTGCTGCGCAACATGGCCAAGAGGAGCGCCGGGGCGGAGGGCGCCGCCCTGCAGGCCGTGGCCGAGCAGGTGGACGCCTCCATAT GCAATTTGGAGGGTGAGGTGAAGTGGTTGGACAACTACCAGCAGGTGAAGCAGCTGAGGGACGCTCTGGTGTGGCTGCcggtgtgggagagagacaagcgGGCGTTTGTACCCGAG AGTTTGAAACACCTGCTGAAGACTGTCACCTTGGATAACCTTATCAATCACCGAAGCCTGTTGCATGATGGGAAACTCATTGCCACAG AGAACACCAAGATGGTGGACGTTTATCTGTTCCTGTTTGATGAGTTCCTCTTGATCACCAAgataaagagaaacaaaaag CGGTCGGCCGCCCCTGAGCAGGCTCAGAGCCCGGACCTGGACCAGCTCCTGAAGGAGGGCTGTACCTTCACCGTGGTGGACCAGCCCGTCTCTCTGGACCGCCTGCACATGAAGAACATCGACCAGCTCAACGCTACAG CATCAGGACTACCTCACTCCTTTATCCTCATGCATCAGAGCCGCTACCAGCAGTGTATGGGAGCGTTCATCCTCCAAGCGCCCTGCGACGCCGTCAAG AAAGCGTGGATGTCCAAGATAGAGGGCGCTGTGACGGCACTGCTGAAACTGGACTCTCAGCAGCCGCGGGTCAAGAATGCCTCCCGGTGGCTGGAGTCCTCCCAGATATGA